tccTATTTGATTTAATACCCATAATAGTAGGGCAAGTCAAAATCtatgatatacattttttaaccctaatttttttattcacctaaaaaattatttttaccatacaatttttttattgaatgcgggtttttgtttaaaatttttagcttttattttgaaacatttgccatttttagctatgaccttttcccatcattcgatacatatggattccgagccaacagaactgctcatcttttggggccaagaacgaatgaagtgtatctcagagagagaattctgcatcgatcgaaacaaatagtgaaGATTAAATAGATAAgattaaatgtttaaagaaaattttcttcactatttgtttctaaaagattaaagcaaataattgtacccaaatagaaaaataatccTATTTGATTTAATACCCATAATAGTAGGGCAAGTCAAAATCtatgatatacattttttaaccctaatttttttattcacctaaaaaattatttttaccatacaatttttttattgaatgcgggtttttgtttaaaatttttagcttttattttgaaacatttgccatttttagctatgaccttttcccatcattcgatacatatggattccgagccaacagaactgctcatcttttggggccaagaacgaatgaagtgtatctcagagagagaattctgcatcgatcgaaacaaatagtagtcggacgacgCAAGGTGTGATGCATAACTTAACAACCACTTCATAAATACTTttgaacaggtattgcaacaagtcgccgagcgttgtcataatggaatattacggtttcatgtcttgccgcatattttgggcgattttcggtcaatgctcgcatCAAatgcagagcattaccttagtgtcatagatatttggctttggttcacatacgatctcttacgcctcgggttatcgtaatggatccatttttcatcgctagtaatgattcggtacaaaaataattttcgtttatagagttcaagcaccatttcgaacatgcaaaatcgccTTCCGTGTCCAAATCACTACTCCTAAACCGCACaatccatctctcgcacattgaaaccgctggaacacattcaccacaaGCTTTGGTGAGAAATCGgcgtgcttcagcggcacttcttctcaaattaaagaagtaaagcaaaacttccagcatacggtacaaaattcgacactTTCGCATTTGtatgtcatacacccaataccagaaaatttagttttaacaaaaaattcttttcaatctttatcttaaacttgtttttgttaatatgtATAAGTAGATAAAagcaaatattaataaaatactaaatacaaatttcatacgatttttttaactttatttaactacccaacaaaaaattacatgacAAATAAATAGTTTAGGCAGGGATTCAAGTGATGACAAAGTGGTTCGATTTAGGTGAAACATGCATGATTTTTAGATTAGCGTTCCATTGGAGATCATGTGCGTATGCGAATAGTAAAATATAAGGCCCTTCAGTGGAATAATTGTATAGAACAAATGCAAGTTTGATGAAATGACTACGTTTTTTAGCGGTATTGACAATGaagagtacttggcctggtaatgtagtaaaatagcaaaaaaaaaaaaaaaaacaaaatacattagaaatataaatatttgttaataaatagcTCTTGACGAATTTTATCGAAATTAGAATGAATTGTAATGTACTTTTGCGTAAGAAgtcgtaaaaattattttctttgaacTACTTCGtaatattttttgctgggtataagtttccattgtattgtcagccactgtattttttatttttatttttttatgcacTATGCTTACCAAAGCTTAAAACCTCGGCATTTGAGTTTGGATTTTATTGTGTCCACATCGCACAACTTTATTTAATTAGCTTCCACAAACTTTGCTATATAGATagcaacaactttttttaaaattcacaaTTAAGGGTGGTAAACAACCTCTTCACTTGAGAAACGAAGATCGCCAAAATTTGATTGGTTAAATAgtgtttatatttgtattttaatatgaCGGGcagataaaaacaacaacatcgtCCCAAAAGTTACAATTAGAGCAAATAACAAATGGaactaaaaatcgattgatgAGTTAACTAtacattaatataatttaaagctagcatatacataaataaatatttataatactaacaaaccaattttattttgttatatatgcatttaaataaattcataaaaaaccattgaattttggttaaaaactaaaacataattctgaaatttgtttttctaaattatgTAGTGGCCACAGCTGAAGACTCCCCACTGGCAATGAAGTTGAAGAAAACATGGCTTAGAACACCAGTAGGAGAAGAACAAGCGGCACAAGCTGTTCTTGATCCTTCGATAGGTATCAATCACAAACTCTTCTACTACATACTTACAATACTTAGTTAAAAACCTCAATTGGATTTCTgtagattttttatgttttagttaaaaaaaaattcaaatcatttgatttttgttttattattggtATTTTATGTAAGAAAAAGTAGTTAACTCAATAGTTTGAGTATATATTGTAGAAAATTAATAatagattttattacaaaaatatcttaaatatgtactattactattattataattCAGTAATGATGATATTTACGTTATAGCTGCCCTAGATGAAGAACGTACAAGTCCTGTTTCGGCTGCCGGTGATAAAGCAACAACGGGTCATAATGCTTCATCAGGAGGAACATCAGAAAAAGGTGAACCCTTAACAGCTAAGCAGCGTTATCAAATCAAACATCGTGAACTGTTTTTGTCGCGACAAGTTGAATCTTTACCCGCCACACAAATAAGAGGCAAATGTTCGGTGACACTGCTTAATGAAACGGAATCACTGcaaagttatttaaataaagacgTGAGTCGTAAATTTCCGAAATAATATTATCTTAACGAgatcttttttgttatactaacATCTGATTAGcatatttatttgtgttttaatataatgagagatattaaatgattttcattatatGTATGCAGGAtacctttttctattgtttGGTCTTTGATCCCACACAAAAAACACTATTGGCCGATAAAGGTGAAATCCGTGTTGGTAGTCGTTATCAAAGTGAAATTCCCGCTAAGCTTAAAGACATTACCACCGATGAACGTAAATTAGAAGAATTAGAAACATTAGTATGGACTCCAAGTCATGTACTGACAGATCGAAAAATCGATCAGTTTTTGGTTGTATCGCGTTCCATTGGCACATTTGCACGAGCTTTGGATTGTAGTAGTTCGGTTAAACAGCCTTCATTGCATATGTCAGCGGCAGCAGCAAGTCGTGATATTACTCTGgtactacatacatattcatTAATATTATTCGATTGCATCTTTatgaaatgtataaatatataattgtatTTTCAGTTTCATGCCATGGACACATTGCACAAACATAATTATTCCATTGAAGAGGCAATGTGTTCTTTAGTTCCTTCCACTGGTCCAGTTTTATGTCGCGATGAAATCGAAGATTGGAGCGCTTCTGAAGCGAATCTATTTGAAGAAGCGTTAGATAAATATGGCAAGGATTTCAATGATATACGACAAGATTTCGTAAGTATTTCAACACAATTTTACTTTGAATCAATTGATTAGTTGGACATTCATTTACAGCTGCCTTGGAAgactttaaaacaaataattgaatattattACATGTGGAAAACGACAGATCGTTATGTCCAACAGAAACGTGTTAAGGCTGTGGAAGCGGAACTAAAATTGAAACAAGTATATATACCGCAGTATAACACTGCCACTCCAAAGGGTGGTAGTATTGCTAGTGCAGCAGCAGTTACGAAAGGTGGTGTTTACAATGGCACAACAAACGGAGGTCCGGATGTCTCAAATATGGGCAAACCCTGTGAATCTTGCTCAAATATTAAATCATCACAAGTAAGGATggtggtgaaaaaatttaaaattacatttttgtaaTCATTgtgaatttatatatatttttattagtgGTACCCTTGGAATAGTGGCAATCTGCTCACACGTTTGTGTCAAACGTGTTGGGATTACTGGAGAAAGTATGGTGGTCTTAAGAGTAAAAATGATGGCAGCATCGTAGATGATACTAAGAAAAAAGTGGTTGCAGAAGAAGAGGAAAAAGTTAGTGATTTCTCAAATCGTTCGTTGCATAAGTGAGTATTGCATTTGGATATTGTAAAAGAATAttcaattattaataaattggaGGCAATTCTATAGGTGTTCAATTGTTAATTGTGGCaaagaatttaaactaaaaacgcATCTTGCTCGCCATTATGCCCAAGCTCATGGCATAGCAATTAGTTCAAGTTCACCCAGACCGATAATGAAGACACGCACGGCATTTTATTTGCACACGAATCCAATGACGCGACTGGCGCGCATTATGTGCAGAAATTTTATAAAGCCTAAAAAAGCTGCCCGACAAAGTTCATATGCAATTAATACGCAGCTGGTTAAGCAAGAATGTGAGTGTGTACAAAATACGACTTGACACTAATAACATATATATTTgcccttttcttttttttattaaagttacaACTCGCATGTCTGGTAAATCAGCTGCAGATATAAAGAACATTTTGTTGCTGAAAAAGAAGGATCGTGGTAGTGTTACTAAAATAGCTAATCGTTTGGGATCTCCGGGCATCGGACCACATGAGTGGTTAGTTTTGACACCAAAAGATAAAATGCCAAAACCAGATGTGGTTTATTTTCCAAAGCCACCCAAAGGCCCTGACGGCAGTCTGCTATACGATCGTATACCCAATAAAATTATTGACCTGGAAAAGGATATAACAATTATACCAACACCAGTCCCCTCCGTAATGCGTAAAAGACCTCATGAAGAAACTCAACTAAATGGAACAGAAGGTATTCTTAATTACTACgctcattaaaaatatttgtgtgaAAACAACTTTTGTTTTACTTATTAACAGTGACTATTGTGCCGGCTGGACCCCCTACCAAGAGACCCAATAAAGATCCTATGCCTTCACATTGTCCAAGTCCCGAACAATTCGCTGCTATGATGGCTGCCTCCGGTCAACCATTATCAAGACATCATGTATATATCAATATTACCTTTTTTATGtcaaataatactttaaatttgatttgtactaacgtttattttttatagcttAATGGAAAACCGAAAATTGCTCAAATGGCGCGTACAGGTAATGGCCGCAAGCAGGTTATTAGTTGGATGGATGCACCAGATGATGTTTACTTTAGAGCTACAAATGCCAGCAAGTAAgtcgaaaatgttttttattatctAATACTTAATACctgtttaatatttcaaataaatgatAGAACCATACCAAgctaaaaattacaatacaaagaAGTAGTTTAAGCTGGGGTTCAAGTGATGAACAAGTGGTTCGATTTAGTTGAAACATgcattattttttacattagcGTGCCATTGGATATAATGTGTTTATGcttgtatttaaatatacagTTCTTCACTTGAATGTTTTCATATAACCAATGCAAGTTCGATGAATTTATTACGTTTTTCATTGATAAAACACATTTATTGTTATATGCATCAGAGATGTGCATGAATACCATTCAAATGACACATTTATTGTTTAGCAAAAGTGAATACTGAGTTATCACTATACATAAACTAAACGAATACTGTCATTGCATGATTCACCATAGCAAGTGTTTTGTTACAAAATGCATGTAATTAATTGCTTGCATATTCTGTAAACTCTTACCATTCACAAAATCAGCGAATCAATATGAGTGTTTTGAATATATGCAgagttttttgagtaaatatacaCTATCCTATATGAGtatgtttgaattaatttaagacTGTATTTAGAAGGATTTTTCttgcatatttaaattttttcaatattttttattatttcgcaGTACATTCTATCAAAATAAGACGTAGagggaatgtaagaaaagataaactcactgtttattgttggagttttgtttaagctttgatatttttacaaataaagcttgagtgtctgtatttctcattcactctatagcttgatttgtataatatcttcaGTTTTTCTCAAGCCTTTTGGGAAGAGGTTTCCTGAttatctggcctaagcaaccagtgaaatgcgcataggaactagcttatcccccccaacaataaatgtcagtgaatttatcaataattgggaaatttagcacaattcttgtGAGAGCGCAAGCACTGCAGCAATATAATTTGCACATGTTGATGATTGAAAACACAACAAATGCAGTGATTTCATTCATTTGGAAAATGTTCATCTCTGATATGCATTGCggaagatattttaaaagattatcGTAAAAAGTCAAATCAacaatgaattttaatatttaaattaaacaaatgtatatttcattttctatttGAGGAGCcgttgttaaaaaattaaaaagtacattttgtatgcgttttttaaacgataatattttaatattaaaatattttctttgtttttaagttttaactgttaattaatatttctcatttagcaaacaatatactaaacaatgtaaaaatatatgtgataaacagtttttcacatgttgcttaaaataaacaacaacattccaaaggaataatattaaaataatcattatagcgccatgtatagtaaatgttttagcttaaatttaaatattcgtagtgtaacaaaaaaagtatacgaaattattCATCGATGGAgagcttataaaa
The nucleotide sequence above comes from Calliphora vicina chromosome 1, idCalVici1.1, whole genome shotgun sequence. Encoded proteins:
- the MTA1-like gene encoding metastasis-associated protein MTA3 isoform X2, which encodes MATNMYRVGDYVYVETSPNSPYLIRRIEELNKSQSGSVEAKVMCFYRRRDLPNTLVQLADKHQLATAEDSPLAMKLKKTWLRTPVGEEQAAQAVLDPSIAALDEERTSPVSAAGDKATTGHNASSGGTSEKGEPLTAKQRYQIKHRELFLSRQVESLPATQIRGKCSVTLLNETESLQSYLNKDDTFFYCLVFDPTQKTLLADKGEIRVGSRYQSEIPAKLKDITTDERKLEELETLVWTPSHVLTDRKIDQFLVVSRSIGTFARALDCSSSVKQPSLHMSAAAASRDITLFHAMDTLHKHNYSIEEAMCSLVPSTGPVLCRDEIEDWSASEANLFEEALDKYGKDFNDIRQDFLPWKTLKQIIEYYYMWKTTDRYVQQKRVKAVEAELKLKQVYIPQYNTATPKGGSIASAAAVTKGGVYNGTTNGGPDVSNMGKPCESCSNIKSSQWYPWNSGNLLTRLCQTCWDYWRKYGGLKSKNDGSIVDDTKKKVVAEEEEKVSDFSNRSLHKCSIVNCGKEFKLKTHLARHYAQAHGIAISSSSPRPIMKTRTAFYLHTNPMTRLARIMCRNFIKPKKAARQSSYAINTQLVKQEFTTRMSGKSAADIKNILLLKKKDRGSVTKIANRLGSPGIGPHEWLVLTPKDKMPKPDVVYFPKPPKGPDGSLLYDRIPNKIIDLEKDITIIPTPVPSVMRKRPHEETQLNGTEVTIVPAGPPTKRPNKDPMPSHCPSPEQFAAMMAASGQPLSRHHLNGKPKIAQMARTGNGRKQVISWMDAPDDVYFRATNASKKARKFLTPTDLRRAARKPWRNIPIATAVKPHIPSRAIKSEVVILD
- the MTA1-like gene encoding metastasis-associated protein MTA3 isoform X1, translating into MATNMYRVGDYVYVETSPNSPYLIRRIEELNKSQSGSVEAKVMCFYRRRDLPNTLVQLADKHQLATAEDSPLAMKLKKTWLRTPVGEEQAAQAVLDPSIAALDEERTSPVSAAGDKATTGHNASSGGTSEKGEPLTAKQRYQIKHRELFLSRQVESLPATQIRGKCSVTLLNETESLQSYLNKDDTFFYCLVFDPTQKTLLADKGEIRVGSRYQSEIPAKLKDITTDERKLEELETLVWTPSHVLTDRKIDQFLVVSRSIGTFARALDCSSSVKQPSLHMSAAAASRDITLFHAMDTLHKHNYSIEEAMCSLVPSTGPVLCRDEIEDWSASEANLFEEALDKYGKDFNDIRQDFLPWKTLKQIIEYYYMWKTTDRYVQQKRVKAVEAELKLKQVYIPQYNTATPKGGSIASAAAVTKGGVYNGTTNGGPDVSNMGKPCESCSNIKSSQWYPWNSGNLLTRLCQTCWDYWRKYGGLKSKNDGSIVDDTKKKVVAEEEEKVSDFSNRSLHKQFYRCSIVNCGKEFKLKTHLARHYAQAHGIAISSSSPRPIMKTRTAFYLHTNPMTRLARIMCRNFIKPKKAARQSSYAINTQLVKQEFTTRMSGKSAADIKNILLLKKKDRGSVTKIANRLGSPGIGPHEWLVLTPKDKMPKPDVVYFPKPPKGPDGSLLYDRIPNKIIDLEKDITIIPTPVPSVMRKRPHEETQLNGTEVTIVPAGPPTKRPNKDPMPSHCPSPEQFAAMMAASGQPLSRHHLNGKPKIAQMARTGNGRKQVISWMDAPDDVYFRATNASKKARKFLTPTDLRRAARKPWRNIPIATAVKPHIPSRAIKSEVVILD
- the MTA1-like gene encoding metastasis-associated protein MTA3 isoform X3, which gives rise to MATNMYRVGDYVYVETSPNSPYLIRRIEELNKSQSGSVEAKVMCFYRRRDLPNTLVQLADKHQPALDEERTSPVSAAGDKATTGHNASSGGTSEKGEPLTAKQRYQIKHRELFLSRQVESLPATQIRGKCSVTLLNETESLQSYLNKDDTFFYCLVFDPTQKTLLADKGEIRVGSRYQSEIPAKLKDITTDERKLEELETLVWTPSHVLTDRKIDQFLVVSRSIGTFARALDCSSSVKQPSLHMSAAAASRDITLFHAMDTLHKHNYSIEEAMCSLVPSTGPVLCRDEIEDWSASEANLFEEALDKYGKDFNDIRQDFLPWKTLKQIIEYYYMWKTTDRYVQQKRVKAVEAELKLKQVYIPQYNTATPKGGSIASAAAVTKGGVYNGTTNGGPDVSNMGKPCESCSNIKSSQWYPWNSGNLLTRLCQTCWDYWRKYGGLKSKNDGSIVDDTKKKVVAEEEEKVSDFSNRSLHKQFYRCSIVNCGKEFKLKTHLARHYAQAHGIAISSSSPRPIMKTRTAFYLHTNPMTRLARIMCRNFIKPKKAARQSSYAINTQLVKQEFTTRMSGKSAADIKNILLLKKKDRGSVTKIANRLGSPGIGPHEWLVLTPKDKMPKPDVVYFPKPPKGPDGSLLYDRIPNKIIDLEKDITIIPTPVPSVMRKRPHEETQLNGTEVTIVPAGPPTKRPNKDPMPSHCPSPEQFAAMMAASGQPLSRHHLNGKPKIAQMARTGNGRKQVISWMDAPDDVYFRATNASKKARKFLTPTDLRRAARKPWRNIPIATAVKPHIPSRAIKSEVVILD
- the MTA1-like gene encoding metastasis-associated protein MTA3 isoform X4, whose amino-acid sequence is MATNMYRVGDYVYVETSPNSPYLIRRIEELNKSQSGSVEAKVMCFYRRRDLPNTLVQLADKHQPALDEERTSPVSAAGDKATTGHNASSGGTSEKGEPLTAKQRYQIKHRELFLSRQVESLPATQIRGKCSVTLLNETESLQSYLNKDDTFFYCLVFDPTQKTLLADKGEIRVGSRYQSEIPAKLKDITTDERKLEELETLVWTPSHVLTDRKIDQFLVVSRSIGTFARALDCSSSVKQPSLHMSAAAASRDITLFHAMDTLHKHNYSIEEAMCSLVPSTGPVLCRDEIEDWSASEANLFEEALDKYGKDFNDIRQDFLPWKTLKQIIEYYYMWKTTDRYVQQKRVKAVEAELKLKQVYIPQYNTATPKGGSIASAAAVTKGGVYNGTTNGGPDVSNMGKPCESCSNIKSSQWYPWNSGNLLTRLCQTCWDYWRKYGGLKSKNDGSIVDDTKKKVVAEEEEKVSDFSNRSLHKCSIVNCGKEFKLKTHLARHYAQAHGIAISSSSPRPIMKTRTAFYLHTNPMTRLARIMCRNFIKPKKAARQSSYAINTQLVKQEFTTRMSGKSAADIKNILLLKKKDRGSVTKIANRLGSPGIGPHEWLVLTPKDKMPKPDVVYFPKPPKGPDGSLLYDRIPNKIIDLEKDITIIPTPVPSVMRKRPHEETQLNGTEVTIVPAGPPTKRPNKDPMPSHCPSPEQFAAMMAASGQPLSRHHLNGKPKIAQMARTGNGRKQVISWMDAPDDVYFRATNASKKARKFLTPTDLRRAARKPWRNIPIATAVKPHIPSRAIKSEVVILD